The Cohnella abietis genome has a segment encoding these proteins:
- a CDS encoding YqhR family membrane protein — MAATEMRSKGQGKDSNSPKPTNFYLFSMKIGFFAGFIWGLVRWLSVGLNFTKVSQAFLLDPFVSRKLLNGWGWGVAGLAAFIIMSVIAALLYVLLLGRLQGPWPGLMFGAVWWGLLYAWAGPAVGAVPPLREIGWNSIVIDFCLFIVWGTFIGFSIAFELHNEAESEPANKTEQGSPQATS; from the coding sequence ATGGCAGCTACTGAGATGCGTTCCAAGGGACAAGGAAAAGACAGCAACAGCCCAAAGCCAACGAATTTTTATTTGTTTAGTATGAAGATCGGATTTTTTGCAGGGTTTATTTGGGGGCTTGTACGCTGGCTTTCAGTGGGTTTAAATTTCACGAAAGTATCTCAGGCGTTCCTGCTCGATCCTTTCGTCTCCAGAAAGCTATTGAATGGTTGGGGCTGGGGTGTTGCGGGCTTGGCGGCGTTCATAATAATGTCCGTTATAGCGGCATTACTGTATGTATTACTATTAGGTCGTTTGCAGGGGCCGTGGCCTGGACTTATGTTTGGTGCTGTATGGTGGGGACTATTATATGCTTGGGCGGGTCCGGCAGTAGGCGCTGTTCCACCCTTGCGTGAGATCGGCTGGAATAGCATTGTGATTGATTTTTGTTTATTCATCGTGTGGGGGACTTTTATTGGATTTAGCATTGCCTTCGAGCTTCATAACGAAGCGGAGAGCGAGCCTGCCAACAAAACTGAGCAAGGATCGCCGCAAGCTACTTCATAA
- a CDS encoding DUF1385 domain-containing protein, with amino-acid sequence MSDKSTAIYGGQAVIEGVMFAGKHVHVTAVRRKDQQITFLEVPKKPNNFLTKIKKIPFIRGIVGIVESAAKGSQHLTYSAEAYAEDESDKTEKVEKPKEKERWNLTMILGVALVGILSFVVGKLIFTLVPAFVEGWIFGHAFENKILHNLLEGVIKIVFLLIYLFFISQTPIIKRLFQYHGAEHKVISAFEAGSNLTVAEVQKFSRLHYRCGSSFIIFTVLVGIVIYSFFTWDTMGERIVQRIILLPVVLGVSYEVLRWTNALRDIPVLKWLGAPGLWLQLLTTKEPNDDQVAVSIASFNRMRELDGHASTGNVAAAQSL; translated from the coding sequence GTGTCTGATAAATCAACCGCAATTTATGGCGGGCAGGCTGTAATAGAAGGCGTTATGTTCGCGGGCAAACACGTTCATGTTACTGCGGTTCGCCGTAAGGACCAACAAATTACCTTTTTAGAGGTTCCTAAGAAACCGAACAACTTCTTAACCAAAATCAAAAAAATTCCGTTCATAAGAGGAATTGTAGGCATCGTCGAATCCGCTGCAAAGGGGTCTCAGCATTTAACCTATTCCGCTGAAGCGTACGCTGAAGACGAATCCGACAAAACGGAGAAAGTTGAAAAGCCTAAAGAGAAGGAACGCTGGAATCTGACGATGATCTTGGGCGTTGCACTCGTGGGCATCCTGTCCTTCGTCGTAGGAAAACTTATTTTCACTTTAGTTCCCGCTTTCGTCGAAGGATGGATCTTTGGCCATGCTTTCGAGAATAAGATATTGCACAACCTACTTGAAGGCGTCATAAAAATTGTGTTTCTGCTTATTTATCTCTTCTTCATTTCTCAAACACCGATAATAAAGAGACTTTTTCAATACCATGGTGCAGAACACAAAGTTATTAGCGCCTTTGAAGCAGGTTCGAATTTAACAGTTGCTGAAGTTCAGAAGTTCAGCAGACTCCACTACAGATGCGGTAGTAGCTTCATTATTTTCACTGTGCTAGTGGGCATCGTCATTTATTCGTTCTTCACGTGGGATACGATGGGAGAAAGAATTGTTCAACGGATTATTCTGTTACCAGTCGTATTAGGTGTCTCCTACGAAGTACTAAGATGGACGAATGCACTTCGTGACATTCCTGTGCTGAAGTGGCTTGGAGCTCCTGGTTTATGGCTGCAGCTGTTAACGACCAAAGAGCCTAACGATGATCAAGTAGCTGTATCCATCGCTTCGTTTAATCGCATGAGAGAATTAGATGGGCATGCTAGTACTGGTAATGTTGCTGCAGCTCAGTCGCTGTAA